A part of Synchiropus splendidus isolate RoL2022-P1 chromosome 19, RoL_Sspl_1.0, whole genome shotgun sequence genomic DNA contains:
- the LOC128751339 gene encoding mitochondrial glycine transporter A-like isoform X1, translating to MQNVNKSEATSPLTTRFRSDTTMELSLAHPVIKAFMCGSLSGTCSTLLFQPLDLVKTRLQTSQTGTQPGSSRLGMMTVFLHVVKTERLLGLWKGVSPSFVRTIPGVGLYFSTYYTLTQHFIPEGSPGALEAVLLGGGARTVAGVFMLPVTVIKTRFECGRYSYGSVTGALRSVCSSEGPAALFSGLMPTLLRDVPFSGIYVMFYSQTKTSLPQEIRESHYAPLANFACGVLAGVLASLVTQPADVVKTQVQVNPQLRTSEAVRIIYMEHGLQGFLRGAVPRSLRRTLMAAMAWTIYEQMMARIGLKS from the exons ATGCAGAACGTAAACAAGTCTGAAGCAACGTCCCCGTTAACGACTCGCTTTCG CTCGGACACAACGATGGAACTGTCACTG GCGCACCCCGTGATCAAAGCCTTTATGTGCGGCTCGCTCAGCGGCACCTGCTCCACGCTGCTGTTCCAGCCTCTGGACCTGGTCAAGACCCGCCTCCAGACGTCGCAGACTGGCACGCAGCCGGG GTCGAGCAGGCTTGGCATGATGACGGTGTTTCTCCACGTGGTGAAGACCGAGCGGCTGCTGGGACTCTGGAAAGGAGTGTCGCCG TCGTTTGTGAGGACCATCCCTGGAGTGGGCCTCTACTTCAGCACCTACTACACGCTGACGCAGCACTTTATCCCGGAGGGGAGTCCTGGGGCGCTGGAGGCGGTGCTGCTGGGGGGCGGAGCCAGGACCGTGGCCGGGGTCTTCATGCTGCCTGTCACTGTCATCAAGACCCGATTTGAG TGTGGCCGCTACAGCTACGGCAGTGTGACCGGAGCCCTGCGCAGCGTCTGCAGCAGCGAGGGTCCCGCCGCCCTCTTCTCCGGGCTCATGCCCACGCTGCTCCGGGACGTCCCCTTCTCTGGGATCTACGTCATGTTCTACAGTCAGACCAAAACCTCGCTGCCGCAGG AGATCCGCGAGTCACACTACGCGCCTCTGGCCAACTTCGCCTGCGGGGTCCTGGCTGGCGTCTTGGCCTCTCTGGTCACGCAACCTGCCGACGTGGTCAAAACACAAGTCCAGGTCAATCCTCAGCTGAGGACCAGCGAGGCTGTGAGGATCATCTACATG GAACATGGGCTCCAGGGCTTCCTCAGAGGGGCCGTCCCGCGCTCCCTCAGGAGGACCCTGATGGCTGCCATGGCATGGACCATCTATGAGCAGATGATGGCTCGCATCGGGCTCAAGTCCTGA
- the LOC128751339 gene encoding mitochondrial glycine transporter A-like isoform X2, translating to MELSLAHPVIKAFMCGSLSGTCSTLLFQPLDLVKTRLQTSQTGTQPGSSRLGMMTVFLHVVKTERLLGLWKGVSPSFVRTIPGVGLYFSTYYTLTQHFIPEGSPGALEAVLLGGGARTVAGVFMLPVTVIKTRFECGRYSYGSVTGALRSVCSSEGPAALFSGLMPTLLRDVPFSGIYVMFYSQTKTSLPQEIRESHYAPLANFACGVLAGVLASLVTQPADVVKTQVQVNPQLRTSEAVRIIYMEHGLQGFLRGAVPRSLRRTLMAAMAWTIYEQMMARIGLKS from the exons ATGGAACTGTCACTG GCGCACCCCGTGATCAAAGCCTTTATGTGCGGCTCGCTCAGCGGCACCTGCTCCACGCTGCTGTTCCAGCCTCTGGACCTGGTCAAGACCCGCCTCCAGACGTCGCAGACTGGCACGCAGCCGGG GTCGAGCAGGCTTGGCATGATGACGGTGTTTCTCCACGTGGTGAAGACCGAGCGGCTGCTGGGACTCTGGAAAGGAGTGTCGCCG TCGTTTGTGAGGACCATCCCTGGAGTGGGCCTCTACTTCAGCACCTACTACACGCTGACGCAGCACTTTATCCCGGAGGGGAGTCCTGGGGCGCTGGAGGCGGTGCTGCTGGGGGGCGGAGCCAGGACCGTGGCCGGGGTCTTCATGCTGCCTGTCACTGTCATCAAGACCCGATTTGAG TGTGGCCGCTACAGCTACGGCAGTGTGACCGGAGCCCTGCGCAGCGTCTGCAGCAGCGAGGGTCCCGCCGCCCTCTTCTCCGGGCTCATGCCCACGCTGCTCCGGGACGTCCCCTTCTCTGGGATCTACGTCATGTTCTACAGTCAGACCAAAACCTCGCTGCCGCAGG AGATCCGCGAGTCACACTACGCGCCTCTGGCCAACTTCGCCTGCGGGGTCCTGGCTGGCGTCTTGGCCTCTCTGGTCACGCAACCTGCCGACGTGGTCAAAACACAAGTCCAGGTCAATCCTCAGCTGAGGACCAGCGAGGCTGTGAGGATCATCTACATG GAACATGGGCTCCAGGGCTTCCTCAGAGGGGCCGTCCCGCGCTCCCTCAGGAGGACCCTGATGGCTGCCATGGCATGGACCATCTATGAGCAGATGATGGCTCGCATCGGGCTCAAGTCCTGA
- the rpsa gene encoding 40S ribosomal protein SA, whose translation MSGNLDVLQMKEEDVLKFLAASTHLGGTNLDFQMENYVYKRKSDGVYIINLKKTWEKLLLAARAIVAIENPADVCVISSRNTGQRAVLKFASATGSTTFHGRFTPGTFTNQIQAAFREPRLLIVTDPRADHQPLTEASYVNIPTIALCNTDSPLRYVDIAIPCNNKGHHSVGLMWWMLAREVLRMRGTISREHPWEVMPDLYFYRDPEEIEKEEQAAAEKAVGKEEFQGEWTAPAADFAQPEVADWSEGVAVPSVPIQQFPAAAPAVKTGEVYSEDWSNQAPTEDWSTAPTAQASDWGGAASDWN comes from the exons ATGTCCGGAAATCTGGATGTCCTTCAAatgaaggaggaggatgtgTTGAAGTTCTTGGCTGCGTCAACTCACCTGGGAGGGACCAACTTGGACTTCCAGATGGAGAATTATGTCTACAAGAGGAAAAGTGACGGTGTGTACATCATCAACCTGAAGAAGAcctgggagaagctgctgctggcagcCAGAGCCATCGTTGCCATCGAGAACCCAGCTGATGTCTGCGTCATCTCCTCCAGAAACACTGGGCAG AGAGCCGTGTTGAAGTTCGCCTCTGCTACCGGCTCCACCACCTTCCATGGCCGTTTCACCCCTGGCACCTTCACCAACCAGATCCAGGCTGCCTTCAGGGAGCCCCGCCTCCTGATCGTGACAGATCCCCGTGCCGACCACCAGCCACTGACTGAGGCTTCCTACGTGAACATCCCCACCATTGCTCTGTGCAACACCGACTCTCCCCTGAGATACGTGGACATCGCCATCCCCTGTAACAACAAG GGTCACCACTCTGTGGGTCTGATGTGGTGGATGCTGGCCAGGGAGGTCCTGAGGATGAGGGGCACCATCTCCAGGGAGCACCCCTGGGAGGTCATGCCCGATCTGTACTTCTACAGGGATCCTGAAGAG ATCGAAAAGGAGGAGCAGGCGGCTGCTGAGAAGGCGGTTGGAAAGGAGGAGTTCCAGGGTGAATGGACCGCTCCTGCTGCCGACTTTGCTCAGCCCGAGGTGGCCGACTGGTCTGAGGGTGTCGCTGTGCCATCTGTGCCCATCCAGCAGTTCCCCGCAG ctgctccagctgtgaAGACCGGGGAAGTCTATTCCG AGGACTGGAGCAACCAGGCGCCCACTGAGGACTGGTCCACTGCTCCCACTGCCCAGGCCTCTGACTGGGGTGGTGCAGCCTCTGACTGGAACTAA
- the ubn2b gene encoding ubinuclein-2b isoform X1, translating into MAEPRKVPFVTISSFNTAPPTSESSKKRRREDEAADITFGKDGGGSAVGSGGGCGGLFGNSKGGDGEGVEAKPTVRLSLSLSEPSDRGSSEFNYTELVHPPASQVTPAASSVPKGLAPPLDPNDPFADDEKERREVEEMARKFESKYGGAVKKKKKDRMQDLIDIGYGYDETDPFIDNSEAYDELVPASLTTKHGGFYINTGTLQFRAASDSEGEGASGENNHFKKMKDGEERAIKKRRKKQDGGVLEEKKPRKNKVPKPGVSALNRPEKKKRKKLMKDSLHLANMLRRFTREKEEMRKRNMAPAGPPRPNTKVPGANSALLNTQSKAGGANDCSITDLTSDPAVMSLLGSANNDILQDMMGDLDFGMLDSPQPASPGHGENGSFGHKSGRASQGGVITPPPLPSGLPGPLLKRIEDLRAASRLFDEEGRKKFFTLDMNNILLDIELQVQEQPAAVRAAVYSHLEAFVPCNKEALLKRLKKLSLNIQDDRLRTPLLKLKLAVCSVMPEQVARYNMDCLAKVAKQQSEEGEKNGSEEDDEEKPGKRVMGPRKKFVWDDKIRSLLCNLVRVKLSCYELEGKNSMSVEDYLKAFMEAEVKTLWPKGWMQARILFKESTMAHGHLTGYMAKKKIVATPKTKPKETMWVQRTPASTGAAPPCVTPVAKRLPPPPSEPICVDSLDDDLTAPSLDSISQALAILGNAAKGLAQGDSPPSPDRPKAISSTPSHLPSPLIQQQQKKNSVSSPASAAAHYISTSSSPSTPLSRPLSITSTPQTSVRVDAMGVVKGTAQVHRHSVLNTQRPVGVVKVNAPPPSPLSTKPRPPPTASPLMAPGSKMGVSTSHSGLIKLNSKSSGGDTLIIASPQSRPHTLPSSSPHMTPKAFQASRQPLPLQTKSSAPPSSPLSGVQQSNFITPMHATLTKSTHSNVPPIIKLTPRAPSSVITTSAPTMAVSQSPRSQATPPLHQYSAKSPGAFRPPFSGATAGTAKPGPGSYNSPGSQKTPSNSSATNTSLLNASPISKHSGPSASPITSPTNPSQRQRLAGAGTPQGAKPVVSVSSQLPQASSSGSSGLLSSSPSLPMGFGMLGGLVPVSLPFQFPPLLNLPPLGTAGSGPAAGGSTASSNTSFSTLTQNLYKSLQSGSQVALPPHLQLAFSDVGQSQGGDAKRKTL; encoded by the exons ATGGCAGAGCCGAGGAAAGTGCCGTTCGTCACCATCTCTTCGTTCAACACCGCGCCGCCGACTTCGGAGTCCAGCAAGAAGCGCCGCCGTGAAGACGAGGCCGCCGACATCACTTTTGGGAAAGATGGAGGTGGAAGTGCGGTCGGGTCAGGCGGAGGTTGCGGGGGTCTGTTTGGGAACTCTAAAGGTGGTGACGGCGAAGGCGTGGAGGCGAAGCCCACGGTCCGGCTCAGCCTGTCCCTCAGCGAGCCCAGTGACCGAGGGTCTTCTGAGTTCAACTACACCGAGCTGGTGCATCCGCCGGCTTCTCAG GTAACACCAGCCGCCTCATCAGTCCCCAAGGGACTCGCACCCCCTCTGGACCCGAACGACCCCTTTGCAGATGATGAGAAAGAGAGACGCGAGGTGGAGGAAATGGCCAGAAAGTTTGAAAGCAAATAT GGCGGAGctgtaaagaaaaagaagaaagacaggATGCAGGACCTCATCGATATTGGCTACGGCTACGACGAGACTGACCCTTTCATTGACAACTCAGAGGCT TACGACGAGCTAGTTCCTGCATCTCTCACCACGAAACATGGGGGTTTCTACATCAACACTGGGACTCTGCAGTTCCGAGCGGCGTCCGActctgaaggagaaggagcCAGTGGAGAGAATAATCACTTCAAG AAGATGAAAGACGGCGAGGAGCGGGCGATAAAAAAGCGAAGGAAAAAGCAAGATGGTGGTGTTTTGGAAGAGAAGAAACCTAGGAAGAACAAAGTACCAAAGCCAGG AGTTTCGGCCCTGAACAGgccggagaagaagaagaggaagaagctgatGAAGGACTCGCTCCACTTGGCCAACATGCTGCGTCGCTTCACCAGGGAGAAGGAAGAGATGCGCAAGAGAAACATGGCGCCTGCTGGGCCGCCACGTCCCAACACCAAAGTGCCCGGTGCCAACAGTGCACTCCTCAACACTCAGTCCAAGGCCGGCGGAGCCAACGACTGCAGCATCACggacttgacctctgaccccgccgTCATGTCGCTGCTCGGGTCAGCGAACAACGACATCCTGCAGGACATGATGGGCGATTTGGACTTTGGAATGCTGGACTCCCCTCAGCCGGCCAGCCCGGGTCACGGGGAGAACGGATCATTCGGGCATAAATCGGGTCGTGCGTCGCAGGGTGGCGTCATTACTCCTCCCCCGCTGCCAAGTGGACTTCCTGGACCACTCCTGAAGAGGATAGAGGACTTGAGAGCG GCTTCCCGACTGTTCGACGAAGAGGGACGGAAGAAATTCTTCACCTTGGACATGAACAACATCCTGCTGGA tatcGAGCTGCAAGTGCAGGAGCAGCCGGCGGCGGTGCGGGCGGCGGTCTACTCTCACCTGGAGGCTTTTGTTCCCTGCAACAAAGAGGCTTTGCTGAAGAGACTCAAGAAACTCAGCCTGAATAttcag GACGACCGGCTCCGCACGCCgctgctgaagctgaagctggctgTGTGCAGTGTGATGCCCGAGCAAGTAGCGCGATACAACATGGACTGTCTCGCTAAAGTAGCTAA GCAGCAGTCcgaggagggagagaagaatGGATCAGAGGAGGACGACGAGGAGAAGCCAGGGAAGAGAGTGATGGGGCCTCGAAAGAAGTTTGTGTGGGATGATAAAATCAG GTCTCTGTTGTGTAACCTGGTGCGGGTCAAGCTGAGCTGCTACGAGCTGGAGGGCAAGAACTCCATGTCTGTTGAAGACTACCTGAAGGCTTTCATGGAGGCGGAAGTGAAGACTCTGTGGCCGAAGGGTTGGATGCAGGCGCG GATTCTGTTCAAGGAGAGCACCATGGCTCACGGTCACCTCACGGGCTACAT GGCCAAGAAGAAGATTGTGGCCACACCCAAGACCAAGCCCAAG gagaccatgTGGGTTCAACGGACCCCCGCCTCCACTGGAGCAGCCCCTCCCTGCGTGACTCCGGTTGCCAAGCGACTGCCACCGCCACCGTCTGAGCCCATCTGTGTGGACTCTCTGGACGACGACCTGACGGCTCCCTCGCTGGACTCCATCTCTCAGGCCCTGGCCATCCTTGGCAACGCCGCCAAGGGTCTGGCTCAGGGTGACAGCCCCCCGTCCCCGGACCGACCCAAGGCCATCTCCAGCACCCCCTCCCATCTTCCCTCGCCTCTCattcaacagcaacaaaaaaagaactctGTCAGCTCGCCGGCTTCCGCTGCAGCTCACTACATCTCTACCTCTTCGTCGCCCTCCACCCCTCTGTCCAGACccctctccatcacctccaccCCCCAGACCTCTGTCAGGGTGGATGCCATGGGGGTCGTCAAAGGCACAGCGCAGGTCCACAGACATTCAGTGTTGAACACTCAGAGACCTGTCGGGGTGGTCAAAGTCAACGCCCCCCCTCCGTCACCGTTGTCCACTAAGCCCCGCCCACCTCCCACTGCCTCCCCTCTCATGGCCCCTGGGTCAAAGATGGGGGTCTCCACATCCCACTCTGGCCTCATCAAACTCAACAGCAAGAGCAGCGGTGGCGACACGCTGATCATCGCGTCCCCGCAGTCGCGGCCGCAcaccctcccctcctcctccccccacatGACCCCCAAAGCCTTCCAGGCCTCACGTCAGCCTCTGCCGCTGCAGACCAAATCCTCGGCGCCACCCTCCTCGCCCCTGTCTGGAGTCCAGCAGTCCAACTTCATCACGCCAATGCATGCCACTCTCACCAAGTCCACCCACAGCAACGTCCCTCCCATCATCAAGCTCACCCCCCGCGCCCCCAGCTCTGTCATCACCACCTCCGCTCCAACCATGGCGGTTTCTCAAAGCCCGCGCTCTCAGGCTACTCCCCCCCTGCACCAGTACTCTGCCAAGAGTCCAGGCGCGTTCAGGCCACCGTTCTCAGGTGCGACAGCAGGAACAGCCAAGCCAGGTCCTGGCAGCTACAACTCCCCGGGCAGCCAGAAGACCCCCAGCAACAGCAGTGCCACAAACACCAGCCTTTTAAACGCCTCACCCATCAGCAAGCATTCAGGACCCAGTGCCTCGCCCATCACCTCGCCCACCAACCCGAGCCAACGGCAGAGACTGGCGGGGGCCGGGACGCCTCAGGGGGCCAAGCCGGTGGTGTCGGTTTCCTCTCAGTTACCGCAG GCTTCCAGCTCGGGCAGCAGCGGGCTCCTCAGCTCCTCCCCCTCGCTCCCCATGGGTTTCGGGATGCTGGGAGGCCTGGTCCCAGTATCGCTTCCGTTCCAGTTCCCCCCCCTGCTGAACCTCCCTCCTCTGGGAACAGCCGGGTCCGGTCCAGCAGCCGGTGGCTCCACAGCCAGTAGCAACACGTCGTTCTCCACCCTGACACAGA ATCTGTATAAGAGTCTCCAGTCAGGGTCTCAAGTTGCTCTGCCTCCTCACTTGCAGCTCGCTTTCTCAG ATGTCGGTCAAAGCCAAGGAGGAGATGCCAAGAGAAAGACGTTATGA
- the ubn2b gene encoding ubinuclein-2b isoform X2 → MAEPRKVPFVTISSFNTAPPTSESSKKRRREDEAADITFGKDGGGSAVGSGGGCGGLFGNSKGGDGEGVEAKPTVRLSLSLSEPSDRGSSEFNYTELVHPPASQVTPAASSVPKGLAPPLDPNDPFADDEKERREVEEMARKFESKYGGAVKKKKKDRMQDLIDIGYGYDETDPFIDNSEAYDELVPASLTTKHGGFYINTGTLQFRAASDSEGEGASGENNHFKKMKDGEERAIKKRRKKQDGGVLEEKKPRKNKVPKPGVSALNRPEKKKRKKLMKDSLHLANMLRRFTREKEEMRKRNMAPAGPPRPNTKVPGANSALLNTQSKAGGANDCSITDLTSDPAVMSLLGSANNDILQDMMGDLDFGMLDSPQPASPGHGENGSFGHKSGRASQGGVITPPPLPSGLPGPLLKRIEDLRAASRLFDEEGRKKFFTLDMNNILLDIELQVQEQPAAVRAAVYSHLEAFVPCNKEALLKRLKKLSLNIQDDRLRTPLLKLKLAVCSVMPEQVARYNMDCLAKVAKQQSEEGEKNGSEEDDEEKPGKRVMGPRKKFVWDDKIRSLLCNLVRVKLSCYELEGKNSMSVEDYLKAFMEAEVKTLWPKGWMQARILFKESTMAHGHLTGYMAKKKIVATPKTKPKETMWVQRTPASTGAAPPCVTPVAKRLPPPPSEPICVDSLDDDLTAPSLDSISQALAILGNAAKGLAQGDSPPSPDRPKAISSTPSHLPSPLIQQQQKKNSVSSPASAAAHYISTSSSPSTPLSRPLSITSTPQTSVRVDAMGVVKGTAQVHRHSVLNTQRPVGVVKVNAPPPSPLSTKPRPPPTASPLMAPGSKMGVSTSHSGLIKLNSKSSGGDTLIIASPQSRPHTLPSSSPHMTPKAFQASRQPLPLQTKSSAPPSSPLSGVQQSNFITPMHATLTKSTHSNVPPIIKLTPRAPSSVITTSAPTMAVSQSPRSQATPPLHQYSAKSPGAFRPPFSGATAGTAKPGPGSYNSPGSQKTPSNSSATNTSLLNASPISKHSGPSASPITSPTNPSQRQRLAGAGTPQGAKPVVSVSSQLPQASSSGSSGLLSSSPSLPMGFGMLGGLVPVSLPFQFPPLLNLPPLGTAGSGPAAGGSTASSNTSFSTLTQNVGQSQGGDAKRKTL, encoded by the exons ATGGCAGAGCCGAGGAAAGTGCCGTTCGTCACCATCTCTTCGTTCAACACCGCGCCGCCGACTTCGGAGTCCAGCAAGAAGCGCCGCCGTGAAGACGAGGCCGCCGACATCACTTTTGGGAAAGATGGAGGTGGAAGTGCGGTCGGGTCAGGCGGAGGTTGCGGGGGTCTGTTTGGGAACTCTAAAGGTGGTGACGGCGAAGGCGTGGAGGCGAAGCCCACGGTCCGGCTCAGCCTGTCCCTCAGCGAGCCCAGTGACCGAGGGTCTTCTGAGTTCAACTACACCGAGCTGGTGCATCCGCCGGCTTCTCAG GTAACACCAGCCGCCTCATCAGTCCCCAAGGGACTCGCACCCCCTCTGGACCCGAACGACCCCTTTGCAGATGATGAGAAAGAGAGACGCGAGGTGGAGGAAATGGCCAGAAAGTTTGAAAGCAAATAT GGCGGAGctgtaaagaaaaagaagaaagacaggATGCAGGACCTCATCGATATTGGCTACGGCTACGACGAGACTGACCCTTTCATTGACAACTCAGAGGCT TACGACGAGCTAGTTCCTGCATCTCTCACCACGAAACATGGGGGTTTCTACATCAACACTGGGACTCTGCAGTTCCGAGCGGCGTCCGActctgaaggagaaggagcCAGTGGAGAGAATAATCACTTCAAG AAGATGAAAGACGGCGAGGAGCGGGCGATAAAAAAGCGAAGGAAAAAGCAAGATGGTGGTGTTTTGGAAGAGAAGAAACCTAGGAAGAACAAAGTACCAAAGCCAGG AGTTTCGGCCCTGAACAGgccggagaagaagaagaggaagaagctgatGAAGGACTCGCTCCACTTGGCCAACATGCTGCGTCGCTTCACCAGGGAGAAGGAAGAGATGCGCAAGAGAAACATGGCGCCTGCTGGGCCGCCACGTCCCAACACCAAAGTGCCCGGTGCCAACAGTGCACTCCTCAACACTCAGTCCAAGGCCGGCGGAGCCAACGACTGCAGCATCACggacttgacctctgaccccgccgTCATGTCGCTGCTCGGGTCAGCGAACAACGACATCCTGCAGGACATGATGGGCGATTTGGACTTTGGAATGCTGGACTCCCCTCAGCCGGCCAGCCCGGGTCACGGGGAGAACGGATCATTCGGGCATAAATCGGGTCGTGCGTCGCAGGGTGGCGTCATTACTCCTCCCCCGCTGCCAAGTGGACTTCCTGGACCACTCCTGAAGAGGATAGAGGACTTGAGAGCG GCTTCCCGACTGTTCGACGAAGAGGGACGGAAGAAATTCTTCACCTTGGACATGAACAACATCCTGCTGGA tatcGAGCTGCAAGTGCAGGAGCAGCCGGCGGCGGTGCGGGCGGCGGTCTACTCTCACCTGGAGGCTTTTGTTCCCTGCAACAAAGAGGCTTTGCTGAAGAGACTCAAGAAACTCAGCCTGAATAttcag GACGACCGGCTCCGCACGCCgctgctgaagctgaagctggctgTGTGCAGTGTGATGCCCGAGCAAGTAGCGCGATACAACATGGACTGTCTCGCTAAAGTAGCTAA GCAGCAGTCcgaggagggagagaagaatGGATCAGAGGAGGACGACGAGGAGAAGCCAGGGAAGAGAGTGATGGGGCCTCGAAAGAAGTTTGTGTGGGATGATAAAATCAG GTCTCTGTTGTGTAACCTGGTGCGGGTCAAGCTGAGCTGCTACGAGCTGGAGGGCAAGAACTCCATGTCTGTTGAAGACTACCTGAAGGCTTTCATGGAGGCGGAAGTGAAGACTCTGTGGCCGAAGGGTTGGATGCAGGCGCG GATTCTGTTCAAGGAGAGCACCATGGCTCACGGTCACCTCACGGGCTACAT GGCCAAGAAGAAGATTGTGGCCACACCCAAGACCAAGCCCAAG gagaccatgTGGGTTCAACGGACCCCCGCCTCCACTGGAGCAGCCCCTCCCTGCGTGACTCCGGTTGCCAAGCGACTGCCACCGCCACCGTCTGAGCCCATCTGTGTGGACTCTCTGGACGACGACCTGACGGCTCCCTCGCTGGACTCCATCTCTCAGGCCCTGGCCATCCTTGGCAACGCCGCCAAGGGTCTGGCTCAGGGTGACAGCCCCCCGTCCCCGGACCGACCCAAGGCCATCTCCAGCACCCCCTCCCATCTTCCCTCGCCTCTCattcaacagcaacaaaaaaagaactctGTCAGCTCGCCGGCTTCCGCTGCAGCTCACTACATCTCTACCTCTTCGTCGCCCTCCACCCCTCTGTCCAGACccctctccatcacctccaccCCCCAGACCTCTGTCAGGGTGGATGCCATGGGGGTCGTCAAAGGCACAGCGCAGGTCCACAGACATTCAGTGTTGAACACTCAGAGACCTGTCGGGGTGGTCAAAGTCAACGCCCCCCCTCCGTCACCGTTGTCCACTAAGCCCCGCCCACCTCCCACTGCCTCCCCTCTCATGGCCCCTGGGTCAAAGATGGGGGTCTCCACATCCCACTCTGGCCTCATCAAACTCAACAGCAAGAGCAGCGGTGGCGACACGCTGATCATCGCGTCCCCGCAGTCGCGGCCGCAcaccctcccctcctcctccccccacatGACCCCCAAAGCCTTCCAGGCCTCACGTCAGCCTCTGCCGCTGCAGACCAAATCCTCGGCGCCACCCTCCTCGCCCCTGTCTGGAGTCCAGCAGTCCAACTTCATCACGCCAATGCATGCCACTCTCACCAAGTCCACCCACAGCAACGTCCCTCCCATCATCAAGCTCACCCCCCGCGCCCCCAGCTCTGTCATCACCACCTCCGCTCCAACCATGGCGGTTTCTCAAAGCCCGCGCTCTCAGGCTACTCCCCCCCTGCACCAGTACTCTGCCAAGAGTCCAGGCGCGTTCAGGCCACCGTTCTCAGGTGCGACAGCAGGAACAGCCAAGCCAGGTCCTGGCAGCTACAACTCCCCGGGCAGCCAGAAGACCCCCAGCAACAGCAGTGCCACAAACACCAGCCTTTTAAACGCCTCACCCATCAGCAAGCATTCAGGACCCAGTGCCTCGCCCATCACCTCGCCCACCAACCCGAGCCAACGGCAGAGACTGGCGGGGGCCGGGACGCCTCAGGGGGCCAAGCCGGTGGTGTCGGTTTCCTCTCAGTTACCGCAG GCTTCCAGCTCGGGCAGCAGCGGGCTCCTCAGCTCCTCCCCCTCGCTCCCCATGGGTTTCGGGATGCTGGGAGGCCTGGTCCCAGTATCGCTTCCGTTCCAGTTCCCCCCCCTGCTGAACCTCCCTCCTCTGGGAACAGCCGGGTCCGGTCCAGCAGCCGGTGGCTCCACAGCCAGTAGCAACACGTCGTTCTCCACCCTGACACAGA ATGTCGGTCAAAGCCAAGGAGGAGATGCCAAGAGAAAGACGTTATGA